The following proteins are co-located in the Spirosoma montaniterrae genome:
- the gpmI gene encoding 2,3-bisphosphoglycerate-independent phosphoglycerate mutase, translating to MNKKVILIILDGWGIPLKPEVSAIEAAHVPFMRSLYPKYPNSTLEASGLAVGLPAGQMGNSEVGHMNLGAGRVVYQDLVKINKAVDEHTLDTEPVLVESLEYAKHTGKKVHFIGLVSDGGVHAHIEHLKGLLSIAHTHGLTNVFVHTFTDGRDTDPKSGVGFLADLQAHMAATTGQIASVTGRYFAMDRDNRWERVKIAYDALVNGIGDAVCTPGHVVSSLQESYDADVTDEFVKPIIVTNPDGSPLAKIEEGDVVLCFNFRTDRGREITQALTQKDFPELGMHKLALDYITMTKYDDEFVGVKVIFEKDNLEKTLGEVIAGAGRKQIRIAETEKYPHVTFFFSGGREEPFAGEKRILCPSPKEMTITDAEGNTTVVPVKTYDQKPEMAAYAIRDAIIPELQNEETDFICLNFANTDMVGHTGVFEAVKIAAETADTCTKAVVEAALQHGYTAIIIADHGNAEYMVNDDGSPNTAHTTNLVPCILVDATYHPALNNGKLADIAPTILHLMGIQQPEQMTGVSLIHP from the coding sequence ATGAACAAAAAAGTTATTCTCATCATTCTCGACGGGTGGGGTATTCCGCTGAAGCCCGAAGTGTCGGCCATTGAAGCGGCTCATGTGCCGTTTATGCGGTCACTGTATCCCAAATATCCGAACAGTACACTTGAGGCATCGGGACTGGCCGTGGGCTTACCTGCCGGGCAAATGGGCAACTCGGAAGTGGGCCATATGAATCTTGGCGCGGGCCGGGTGGTGTACCAGGATTTGGTTAAAATCAACAAAGCGGTTGACGAACATACGCTCGATACGGAGCCGGTGCTGGTCGAATCGCTGGAGTACGCCAAACACACTGGCAAAAAGGTGCATTTCATTGGTCTGGTATCCGACGGGGGCGTTCATGCCCACATCGAACACCTGAAAGGGCTGCTTTCCATCGCTCACACGCACGGCCTGACCAACGTTTTCGTTCACACTTTTACGGATGGCCGTGATACCGATCCTAAAAGTGGGGTTGGCTTTCTGGCTGATTTACAGGCGCACATGGCCGCAACAACGGGGCAGATTGCCAGCGTAACGGGCCGGTATTTCGCGATGGACCGCGACAACCGATGGGAACGGGTAAAAATAGCCTACGACGCGCTGGTAAACGGCATTGGCGACGCGGTTTGTACGCCCGGCCACGTTGTTTCATCGCTTCAGGAATCGTATGACGCCGACGTGACCGATGAGTTCGTAAAGCCCATCATTGTTACCAACCCTGACGGTTCGCCATTGGCAAAAATCGAAGAGGGCGACGTAGTGCTGTGTTTCAACTTCCGTACCGACCGGGGCCGCGAGATTACGCAGGCACTTACACAGAAGGATTTTCCCGAACTGGGAATGCATAAGTTGGCTCTCGACTACATTACAATGACCAAATACGACGACGAGTTTGTGGGCGTAAAAGTCATTTTCGAGAAAGACAATTTAGAAAAAACGCTGGGCGAGGTGATTGCCGGAGCAGGCCGGAAACAGATTCGGATTGCCGAAACCGAGAAATACCCACACGTTACATTCTTCTTTTCGGGTGGTCGAGAGGAGCCGTTCGCGGGCGAAAAACGCATTCTGTGTCCATCGCCCAAAGAGATGACCATCACCGACGCCGAGGGCAACACCACCGTTGTTCCGGTCAAAACTTACGATCAGAAACCCGAAATGGCGGCATACGCCATTCGTGATGCTATTATCCCGGAGTTGCAGAACGAAGAAACGGATTTTATTTGTCTCAATTTCGCCAACACGGATATGGTGGGCCATACGGGCGTATTTGAAGCGGTGAAAATTGCCGCCGAAACGGCAGACACCTGCACCAAAGCCGTAGTTGAAGCCGCACTCCAGCACGGCTACACGGCCATTATCATTGCCGATCACGGCAATGCCGAATACATGGTTAACGATGACGGTTCACCCAATACAGCCCACACGACGAATTTGGTGCCCTGTATCCTGGTTGATGCAACCTATCATCCAGCTTTAAACAACGGCAAACTCGCCGACATTGCCCCCACCATTCTTCACCTAATGGGCATTCAGCAACCCGAACAAATGACGGGCGTAAGTTTGATTCACCCGTAG
- a CDS encoding low molecular weight protein-tyrosine-phosphatase, with protein sequence MISVLFVCLGNICRSPVAEGSFRQLVAEAGLSEQIQCDSAGTSSYHIGQLPDRRTRDNALERGLTLTHRARRLTGEDLAQFDYFVAMDEQNLEAIEKLNYRATGLHTSDTIFLLREFDPAVNDQPNVPDPYYEGPEVFEEVYQICHRCCGQLVTYLAQQHKFLLNDRLVE encoded by the coding sequence ATGATAAGCGTTCTCTTCGTTTGTTTAGGCAACATTTGCCGGTCGCCGGTGGCCGAAGGGTCGTTTCGGCAGTTGGTGGCGGAAGCGGGGTTGAGTGAGCAAATTCAGTGCGATTCGGCAGGAACGTCCTCGTACCATATCGGGCAGTTACCCGACCGCCGAACCCGCGACAATGCGCTCGAACGCGGTCTGACACTGACACACCGCGCCCGACGTCTGACTGGCGAAGACCTGGCACAGTTCGATTACTTTGTAGCGATGGACGAGCAGAATCTGGAAGCCATCGAGAAATTAAATTACCGCGCCACGGGCCTGCATACGTCCGATACGATATTTCTGCTTCGCGAGTTCGACCCCGCCGTTAACGACCAGCCTAACGTGCCCGATCCGTATTATGAAGGCCCGGAGGTATTTGAAGAAGTCTACCAAATCTGCCACCGCTGCTGCGGGCAGTTAGTAACGTACCTGGCGCAGCAACATAAATTTTTATTGAATGATAGATTGGTTGAATGA
- a CDS encoding FtsB family cell division protein, with product MLNRILSRLRNFYVATALGLLVWMTFFDANDLPSQIRNWLKLRELESEVTFYNDQIKEVQRARREVLGNDRLREKYARERYLMKKPTEDVFVIVDENNEPIEKQ from the coding sequence ATGCTCAACCGCATCCTCTCCCGTCTTCGCAATTTTTACGTCGCCACGGCTCTTGGGCTGCTGGTGTGGATGACCTTTTTCGATGCCAACGATCTGCCCTCGCAGATTCGAAACTGGCTGAAACTGCGCGAGTTGGAGAGTGAAGTGACCTTCTACAATGACCAGATTAAAGAGGTGCAACGCGCCCGGCGCGAAGTGTTGGGCAACGACCGGCTCCGCGAGAAATACGCCCGCGAACGCTATCTGATGAAGAAACCAACCGAAGACGTGTTTGTGATTGTCGATGAGAATAATGAACCGATTGAAAAACAGTGA
- the eno gene encoding phosphopyruvate hydratase, which produces MSTIQSIHARQILDSRGNPTVEVDVRTENGFLGRAAVPSGASTGTHEAVELRDDDAKVYVGKGVLKAVSNVNELIFPELVGISAFDQSMIDKIMLELDGTPNKARLGANAILGVSLAVAKAAAQEAGLPLYRYIGGVNANTLPVPMMNILNGGSHADNSIDFQEFMVMPASAANFSEALRMGTEIFHTLKKVLKSQGLATNVGDEGGFAPNIKSNEEAIQTILQAIEKAGYRPGEDVWIAMDAASSEFYDADAKQYYFKKSTGDKLTSSEMAGYWKEWVSKYPILSIEDGMAEDDWDGWKMHTDLLKDKKTQLVGDDLFVTNVTRLQQGIDGGIANAILVKVNQIGSLTETIDAVNLAHRNSYKSVMSHRSGETEDSTIADLAVALNTGQIKTGSASRSDRMAKYNQLLRIEEELGESAYFPGVKF; this is translated from the coding sequence ATGAGTACCATCCAGAGCATTCACGCCCGGCAGATTCTCGATTCGCGCGGCAACCCCACCGTTGAAGTAGACGTTCGCACCGAAAACGGCTTCCTGGGCCGTGCCGCCGTGCCATCGGGAGCTTCGACCGGCACTCACGAAGCCGTTGAACTCCGCGACGACGATGCCAAGGTTTACGTCGGCAAAGGCGTACTGAAAGCCGTATCGAACGTTAACGAACTGATCTTCCCGGAGTTAGTCGGCATCTCAGCGTTTGACCAGTCGATGATCGACAAAATCATGCTCGAACTCGACGGTACGCCGAACAAGGCCCGGTTGGGAGCCAATGCCATTCTGGGCGTGTCGCTGGCCGTGGCAAAAGCTGCCGCACAGGAAGCGGGTTTGCCGCTCTACCGCTACATTGGGGGCGTGAACGCCAACACACTGCCCGTACCAATGATGAACATCCTGAATGGCGGCTCACACGCCGATAACTCAATTGATTTTCAGGAGTTCATGGTAATGCCCGCCAGCGCAGCCAACTTCTCGGAAGCCCTGCGGATGGGTACGGAAATTTTCCATACGCTCAAGAAAGTACTGAAGAGTCAGGGCTTAGCCACGAACGTAGGCGACGAAGGCGGGTTTGCACCCAACATCAAATCGAACGAAGAAGCTATTCAGACCATTCTGCAAGCCATTGAAAAAGCAGGCTACCGGCCCGGCGAAGACGTTTGGATTGCGATGGACGCGGCCTCGTCGGAGTTCTACGACGCCGATGCGAAGCAGTACTACTTCAAAAAGTCGACCGGCGATAAGCTAACCTCGTCTGAAATGGCAGGCTACTGGAAAGAGTGGGTAAGCAAATACCCCATTCTGAGCATTGAAGACGGAATGGCCGAAGATGATTGGGACGGCTGGAAAATGCACACCGACCTGCTCAAAGACAAGAAAACACAACTCGTAGGCGACGACCTGTTCGTAACCAACGTAACGCGGCTGCAACAGGGCATCGACGGTGGTATTGCCAACGCTATTCTGGTGAAAGTAAACCAGATTGGTTCACTGACCGAAACCATCGACGCCGTGAATCTGGCGCACCGCAACTCGTACAAGAGCGTGATGTCGCACCGGTCGGGCGAAACCGAAGATTCGACCATTGCCGACCTCGCTGTGGCACTCAACACCGGCCAGATCAAAACTGGCTCGGCCTCGCGTTCCGACCGCATGGCGAAATACAACCAACTGCTGCGTATCGAAGAAGAACTCGGCGAAAGCGCGTACTTCCCAGGCGTTAAATTCTGA
- the odhB gene encoding 2-oxoglutarate dehydrogenase complex dihydrolipoyllysine-residue succinyltransferase translates to MAVDMKIPAVGESITEVTVGTWYKKEGDHVKMDDVLCGLDSDKATFELTAEADGILHILAQEGDVLPIGASICTIETDGAAPGGNATPAPAQAEAPKADEPTATSAKPEQDPTPALQAVAEPAAAPVASAAANVIEMKVPAVGESVTEVTIASWSKKDGDLVALDEVLCELESDKATFELPAEAAGTLRIVAQAGETLPIGALIAKIETNAPAGQPVAAPAQPAPQPASTSSNGHDSYAANHPSPAAAKLLDEKGIDPKQVKGTGVDGRITKEDAQKAERSPSPAAPAPSAPAAQPAPAKPAAPAQPASQPVVSGGNRSQRREKMTSLRRTIARRLVAVKNETAMLTTFNEVDMKPIMDLRNKYKDKFKEKHGVGLGFMSFFAKAVCAALKEFPAVNAQIDGDQIVFNDFCDISIAVSTDRGLVVPVIRNAEQMSFAGIEKEIVRLAGLARDNKLTIEQMTGGTFTITNGGTFGSMLSTPIINAPQSAILGMHNIVERPVVVNGEIVVRPIMYVALSYDHRIIDGKESVSFLVRVKQMLEDPARLLLDM, encoded by the coding sequence ATGGCCGTTGACATGAAAATTCCCGCCGTGGGGGAAAGCATCACGGAAGTAACCGTAGGCACCTGGTATAAAAAAGAAGGTGACCACGTGAAAATGGACGACGTTCTCTGCGGACTTGACTCCGATAAAGCCACTTTTGAACTGACCGCCGAAGCCGACGGCATTCTGCACATTCTTGCACAAGAGGGCGACGTATTGCCGATTGGGGCCAGTATCTGCACCATAGAAACCGACGGAGCCGCGCCCGGCGGTAACGCAACTCCCGCACCTGCTCAGGCCGAAGCTCCTAAAGCAGACGAGCCTACCGCAACTTCGGCCAAGCCCGAACAAGACCCAACCCCCGCTTTGCAGGCTGTTGCCGAACCCGCTGCCGCGCCTGTGGCATCGGCGGCAGCGAACGTTATCGAAATGAAAGTACCCGCCGTGGGCGAATCGGTAACGGAAGTTACGATTGCGTCGTGGAGTAAGAAAGACGGCGATCTGGTGGCATTGGACGAAGTATTGTGCGAACTCGAATCAGACAAAGCCACGTTTGAATTACCCGCCGAAGCTGCCGGTACGCTGCGTATCGTGGCACAGGCTGGCGAAACGCTGCCCATTGGTGCGCTGATTGCGAAAATTGAAACCAATGCTCCGGCAGGTCAGCCAGTGGCCGCCCCAGCACAACCGGCTCCGCAGCCTGCTTCAACCAGCAGCAACGGACATGACAGCTATGCGGCCAATCATCCTTCGCCCGCAGCGGCTAAACTTCTGGACGAAAAAGGCATTGATCCAAAGCAGGTGAAAGGCACCGGCGTTGATGGCCGCATCACGAAAGAAGATGCCCAAAAGGCTGAACGTAGCCCGTCACCAGCGGCACCTGCTCCTTCGGCACCAGCCGCACAACCCGCTCCGGCTAAACCAGCGGCTCCGGCGCAACCGGCTTCGCAGCCTGTCGTTTCAGGTGGTAACCGAAGCCAGCGTCGCGAGAAAATGACTTCGCTGCGTCGGACCATTGCCCGTCGATTGGTAGCTGTGAAAAATGAAACGGCTATGCTGACGACCTTCAATGAGGTGGACATGAAGCCGATCATGGACCTGCGCAACAAGTACAAAGACAAATTCAAGGAGAAACATGGCGTGGGTCTTGGCTTCATGTCATTCTTCGCGAAAGCAGTCTGCGCGGCTCTGAAGGAGTTTCCGGCGGTTAATGCCCAAATCGATGGCGACCAAATCGTGTTCAACGATTTCTGCGATATTTCTATCGCCGTTTCGACCGACCGGGGCTTAGTAGTGCCGGTAATTCGCAACGCTGAGCAGATGAGTTTCGCCGGCATTGAAAAAGAAATCGTTCGGCTGGCTGGTCTCGCCCGCGACAATAAGCTGACCATTGAACAAATGACGGGTGGCACGTTCACCATCACAAACGGCGGTACCTTCGGGTCGATGCTGTCGACGCCGATTATCAATGCCCCGCAGTCGGCCATTTTAGGAATGCACAACATTGTGGAGCGGCCTGTGGTGGTCAACGGCGAAATTGTGGTTCGCCCGATTATGTACGTAGCCCTTAGCTACGACCACCGCATCATTGACGGTAAAGAATCAGTTAGTTTCCTGGTGCGGGTGAAGCAAATGCTCGAAGACCCCGCCCGACTGCTGCTGGATATGTAA